One window of Siniperca chuatsi isolate FFG_IHB_CAS linkage group LG15, ASM2008510v1, whole genome shotgun sequence genomic DNA carries:
- the pygl gene encoding glycogen phosphorylase, liver form, producing MAKPLTDQEKRKQISIRGIVGVENVAELKKSFNRHLHFTLVKDRNIATPRDYYFALAHTVRDHLVGRWIRTQQFYYEADPKRVYYLSLEFYMGRTLQNTMINLGLQNACDEAIYQLGLDMEELEEMEEDAGLGNGGLGRLAACFLDSMATLGLAAYGYGIRYEYGIFNQKIRDGWQVEEADDWLRHGNPWEKARPEYMLPVHFYGRVEETRGGSKWVDTQVVLAMPYDTPIPGYMNNTVNTMRLWSARAPNDFNLRDFNVGDYIQAVLDRNLAENISRVLYPNDNFFEGKELRLKQEYFVVAATLQDIIRRFKTTKKGTPSRTSFESFPDKVAIQLNDTHPAMAIPELMRIFVDIEKLDWDTAWDLTRRTFAYTNHTVLPEALERWPVGLLEKLLPRHLQIIYQINQVHLDRIAALFPKDMDKLRKMSLIEEDGCKRVNMAHLCIVGSHAVNGVAEIHSNIIKTETFRDFNELEPEKFQNKTNGITPRRWLLLCNPGLAELIAEVIGEDYVKDLDQLQRLNDFVENAALIRDISKVKQDNKVKFAQYLEKEYRVNINPSSMFDVHVKRIHEYKRQLLNCLHIIVMYNRIRKNPTAAFVPRTVIIGGKAAPGYHMAKMIIKLITSVADVVNNDPVVGDKLKVIYLENYRVSLAEKVIPATDLSEQISTAGTEASGTGNMKFMLNGALTIGTMDGANVEMAEEAGEENLFIFGMRVEDVAELDKKGYDAMSYYKKIPELKQVMDQITSGFFSPKNPELFKDVTDMLFKHDRFKVFADFEDYIKCQEKVNQLYQNPTKWTKMVIKNIAATGKFSSDRTITEYATEVWGVEPTDLKIPSPNEPREAIEETARALKKM from the exons ATGGCGAAACCTCTCACCGACCAGGAGAAGCGCAAGCAGATCAGCATCAGGGGGATTGTGGGAGTGGAGAATGTTGCGGAGCTGAAAAAGAGCTTCAATCGTCACCTGCACTTCACCCtggtgaaagacagaaacattgCAACACCCAGGGATTATTACTTTGCCCTGGCTCACACTGTGAGAGATCACCTGGTGGGGAGATGGATCAGAACACAGCAGTTTTACTATGAAGCAGACCCAAAG AGGGTATATTATCTGTCTCTGGAGTTCTACATGGGCAGGACGCTCCAAAACACGATGATCAACCTCGGGCTGCAGAACGCCTGCGATGAAGCCATCTACCAG CTCGGCCTGGAcatggaggagctggaggagatggaggaggatgCAGGTCTGGGGAACGGAGGTCTAGGTAGACTGGCAG CATGTTTCTTGGATTCGATGGCCACTTTGGGTCTGGCAGCGTACGGTTATGGCATTCGATATGAATATGGAATCTTCAATCAGAAGATAAGAGACGGCTGGCAG gtggaggaggcagatgATTGGCTGAGGCATGGAAACCCGTGGGAGAAAGCACGTCCTGAGTACATGTTGCCAGTTCACTTCTATGGACGAGTAGAGGAGACAAGAGGTGGCTCCAAATGGGTCGACACACAG GTGGTTTTGGCGATGCCTTACGACACACCCATCCCTGGCTACATGAACAACACTGTAAATACCATGAGGCTGTGGTCCGCCCGTGCCCCCAACGACTTTAACTTGAGAGACT TTAATGTTGGAGATTACATCCAGGCTGTTCTGGACAGAAATCTGGCAGAGAACATCTCCCGTGTTCTTTACCCCAATGACAAT TTCTTTGAAGGAAAAGAACTTCGTCTGAAACAGGAGTACTTTGTTGTGGCGGCCACACTCCAAGACATCATCCGCCGCTTCAAGACCACTAAGAAGGGCACCCCCAGCCGAACCTCCTTCGAGAGCTTCCCAGACAAA gttgccATCCAGTTGAATGACACTCATCCAGCAATGGCCATCCCCGAGCTGATGAGAATCTTTGTGGACATTGAGAAACTTGACTGGGACACG GCCTGGGACCTGACTAGGCGCACTTTTGCCTACACCAACCACACAGTCCTCCCTGAGGCTCTGGAGCGCTGGCCTGTGGGGCTGCTGGAGAAGCTCCTGCCCAGGCACCTGCAGATCATCTACCAGATCAACCAGGTCCACCTCGAT AGGATTGCAGCTCTCTTTCCAAAAGACATGGACAAACTGAGGAAAATGTCTCTGATTGAAGAAGATGGATGCAAGAGGGTGAACATGGCACATCTGTGTATCGTGGGATCTCACGCTGTCAACGGAGTTGCTGAGATACACTCCAACATCATCAAGACTGAAAC ATTCCGTGATTTCAATGAACTAGAACCGGAGAAGTTTCAGAACAAAACCAACGGCATCACTCCCAGACGCTGGCTGCTGCTCTGCAATCCCGGACTGGCTGAGCTTatagctgag GTCATTGGGGAGGATTATGTGAAggacctcgaccagctacagaGGCTGAATGACTTTGTTGAAAATGCTGCCCTCATCCGTGATATCTCTAAAGTGAAACAG GACAACAAGGTGAAATTCGCCCAGTACCTGGAGAAAGAGTACAGGGTGAACATAAACCCATCCTCCATGTTTGACGTCCATGTGAAGAGAATCCATGAGTACAAGCGGCAACTCCTCAACTGCCTGCACATCATCGTCATGTACAACC GCATCAGAAAGAACCCCACTGCAGCTTTTGTACCACGAACAGTGATCATTGGGGGGAAG GCTGCTCCTGGGTATCACATGGCGAAGATGATCATCAAGCTGATCACCTCAGTGGCTGATGTGGTGAATAATGACCCTGTGGTAGGAGACAAGCTGAAGGTCATCTACCTGGAGAACTACAGGGTCTCTCTAGCAGAGAAAG TGATACCTGCCACAGATCTGTCAGAGCAGATCTCCACTGCTGGCACTGAAGCTTCAGGAACAGGTAACATGAAGTTCATGCTGAACGGAGCTCTGACCATTGGCACCATGGACGGAGCCAACGTGGAGATGGCCGAGGAGGCTGGGGAGGAGAACCTGTTCATCTTTGGCATGAGGGTGGAGGATGTGGCTGAACTGGACAAAAAGGG ATATGATGCCATGTCATACTACAAGAAGATTCCAGAGCTGAAACAAGTGATGGACCAGATCACGAGTGGATTTTTCAGCCCCAAAAATCCAGAGCTTTTCAAAGACGTCACTGACATGCTCTTCAAACACGACCG TTTCAAAGTGTTTGCAGACTTTGAAGACTACATCAAATGCCAAGAGAAGGTCAACCAGCTCTATCAG AATCCAACAAAGTGGACAAAGATGGTGATCAAGAACATCGCTGCCACAGGAAAATTCTCCAGCGACAGAACCATCACAGAGTACGCCACTGAGGTGTGGGGCGTTGAGCCGACAGACCTGAAGATCCCGTCTCCGAATGAGCCAAGAGAGGCCATCGAAGAAACAGCCAGAGCTCTGAAGAAAATGTGA